The Dehalococcoidia bacterium genome contains a region encoding:
- a CDS encoding RES family NAD+ phosphorylase translates to MSGAVLAVPAGPFFRIGRYPDPLAWPPPEYSGMNRFDDPAGRFQVLYAGEQRLACFVETLAPLRPDVRTIALARSLPADPDAAEEAPAGTVPSAWLAARRIGAFSLRAGQQWLDLRAFSTREALRANLAARWAELALEDFDLGDAVTRRRAVSQAIAGWAYKHGYQGIAYPSRFDAGLSCWALFSGARIVPLANDRIAADDHDLLAALRLLNLRLGWVGYAPGGRRLRLPSQKASMWSSRPRQKGTVAISPPGPISRASCRCR, encoded by the coding sequence ATGTCCGGTGCCGTGCTCGCTGTGCCGGCCGGCCCGTTCTTCCGCATCGGCCGCTATCCCGATCCACTGGCGTGGCCTCCGCCCGAATACTCCGGCATGAACCGCTTCGATGATCCAGCGGGGCGCTTCCAAGTGTTGTATGCCGGAGAACAGCGGCTTGCCTGCTTCGTCGAGACGCTGGCGCCGCTGCGGCCTGACGTGCGGACGATCGCCCTGGCGCGGTCCCTCCCCGCCGACCCCGATGCCGCGGAAGAGGCTCCTGCTGGCACGGTGCCGTCCGCCTGGTTAGCCGCGCGGCGCATCGGCGCCTTCTCTCTCAGGGCCGGCCAGCAATGGCTGGACCTGCGAGCCTTCTCCACGCGCGAAGCGCTGCGCGCGAATCTGGCGGCGCGCTGGGCCGAGCTTGCTCTCGAGGATTTTGATCTGGGCGACGCCGTGACGCGTCGCCGCGCAGTCTCCCAGGCCATCGCGGGCTGGGCGTACAAGCACGGCTACCAGGGCATCGCTTACCCCAGCCGGTTCGATGCCGGCTTGAGCTGCTGGGCGCTCTTCAGCGGCGCCCGCATCGTGCCGTTAGCGAACGACCGGATAGCCGCCGATGACCACGATCTACTGGCGGCATTGCGGCTGCTGAACCTGCGTCTCGGCTGGGTTGGCTATGCGCCGGGGGGGCGCAGGCTGAGGCTGCCGAGCCAGAAGGCGTCGATGTGGTCCAGCCGGCCGCGCCAGAAGGGGACGGTGGCGATCTCGCCGCCGGGGCCGATCAGCCGCGCGTCCTGCAGGTGCAGATAG
- a CDS encoding XRE family transcriptional regulator, which yields MTTAMEQLAHRQATKAAISEVAAALQSVLGQQITAVIAGIKDAKAVGQWARGEREPHPAAARRLRSAFQVAQLLLQVDDPGVVRAWFVGMNPLLEDESPALALTHEPAKVMDAARAFAYSG from the coding sequence ATGACGACGGCGATGGAGCAGCTGGCGCACCGGCAGGCCACGAAGGCAGCCATATCCGAGGTCGCCGCTGCCTTGCAGAGCGTGCTTGGTCAGCAGATCACGGCAGTCATCGCCGGCATCAAGGACGCCAAGGCGGTTGGCCAGTGGGCGCGTGGCGAACGCGAGCCGCACCCCGCAGCCGCAAGACGCCTGCGTTCTGCCTTCCAGGTCGCGCAACTCCTGCTCCAGGTCGATGATCCCGGCGTCGTGCGCGCCTGGTTTGTCGGCATGAATCCTCTGCTTGAGGACGAATCCCCGGCACTGGCGCTGACGCACGAGCCGGCGAAGGTCATGGATGCGGCCCGCGCCTTTGCGTACAGCGGCTGA